One segment of Cutaneotrichosporon cavernicola HIS019 DNA, chromosome: 4 DNA contains the following:
- a CDS encoding uncharacterized protein (RNA binding), with amino-acid sequence MSRLNPNASAFPPKGGRPSVTTKACATPPAKTTTARALNEIDLTRSLTFTATSNNVDGAWPRNKLVTSPTAPHYGHNWATTFPPVKTLTSSGSLSFLGPESSPVTAHLKSPSFPPPTSLHRDHPNVSLGRQPVPTHPMNRQLSPQHAAHMTHGTHSAWSTYSAHPNQDLDDWYSPHFAFKPFGEEGVFEAARRQEVMDSGHSTVAPSAGSHRIYPKRPRSVARDHNGSVFSDDDDELILSRNVYIPNPSVHMTKETLQRYGQNFGRVVSLKVESGGTEVSHDIIGQFPLLGGYDGRRYAFVMFDSNQAAAKFIEGLTAAGIPAIFGRETAHLKHQALQDPHSSNCYFADIPLEFTEQDMRDLVYPARIASMRFLLDSNGNRRGTAMVRMESRHQAEEVIARLDLKYKPMGYSKCIQVRIADSENQKAFKQNRSRNDSPKGNGGSYGSSSPSSNASRSSSFSSSCDAHSAFDMAAHLCNSQQMVTHLQERLVQQHSLNLTTDRTPYSPDDLASYPSPYPTAEATAPRMPSVSPGFKIAHGIPNSPTWDAWGRGTTAPPPTRVPSAGSSHSNFPPESFQCHGVQISGRR; translated from the exons ATGTCGCGTCTCAACCCAAATGCCAGTGCCTTCCCTCCCAAGGGTGGCAGACCCAGTGTCACCACTAAGGCCTGTGCCACCCCACCCGCCAAGACCACCACTGCCCGTGCCCTCAACGAGATTGATCTTACCCGCTCTCTCACTTtcaccgccacctcgaACAACGTCGACGGTGCCTGGCCCCGCAACAAGCTCGTCACGAGCCCCACCGCTCCCCACTACGGCCATAACTGGGCCACCACCTTCCCGCCTGTCAAGACCCTTACCTCGAGTGGCAGTCTGAGCTTCCTCGGCCCCGAGTCCTCCCCCGTCACCGCCCACCTCAAGTCTCCCAGCTTTCCTCCACCCACTTCGCTCCACCGCGACCACCCTAATGTCAGCCTTGGTCGCCAGCCCGTTCCCACTCACCCCATGAATCGCCAACTCAGTCCCCAGCACGCAGCCCACATGACTCACGGTACCCACTCTGCATGGTCTACCTACTCTGCTCACCCCAATcaggacctcgacgactgGTACAGTCCTCACTTCGCCTTCAAGCCTTTCGGCGAAGAGGGCGTTTTTGAGGCGGCTCGCCGCCAGGAGGTCATGGACTCTGGCCATTCAACTGTCGCTCCCTCGGCCGGGTCCCACCGCATCTACCCCAAGAGGCCCCGTTCCGTCGCCAGGGACCACAACGGAAGCGTCTTCTctgacgacgatgacgagctcATTCTAAGCCGCAATG TCTACATTCCCAATCCGTCCGTCCACATGACCAAGGAGACGCTCCAGAGGTATGGCCAGAACTTTGGCCGTGTCGTCTCCCTCAAGGTTGAAAGTGGCGGTACGGAGGTGTCGCACGACATAATCGGCCAGTTCCCCCTCTTGGGTGGTTATGACGGCCGCAGATACGCGTTTGTCAT GTTCGACTCGAAccaggccgccgccaagtTCATCGAGGGCCTCACCGCCGCAGGTATTCCTGCCATATTCGGGCGCGAGACTGCGCATCTCAAGCACCAGGCCCTCCAAGACCCACACTCGTCCAACTGCTATTTCGCGGACATTCCTCTCGAGTTCACTGAGCAG GACATGCGAGACCTCGTCTACCCGGCCCGCATTGCGTCGATGCGCTTCCTCCTTGACAGCAACGGGAACCGACGCGGCACGGCCATGGTCCG CATGGAGAGCCGCCACCAAGCCGAAGAGGTGATCGCCCGC CTTGACCTCAAGTACAAGCCTATGGGCTACAGCAAGTGCATCCAGGTTCGCATCGCGGACTCGGAG AACCAGAAGGCGTTCAAGCAGAACCGCTCTCGCAATGACAGCCCGAAAGGCAATGGTGGTTCCTATGGCAGTTCGTCGCCCTCAAGTAATGCTTCGCGCAGTTCCAGTTTCAGCAGCAGCTGTGACGCGCATTCGGCTTTTGACATGGCGGCGCACTTGTGCAATTCCCAACAGATGGTCACACATCTTCAGGAGCGACTCGTGCAACAGCACtcgctcaacctcaccaCGGA CCGCACCCCGTACTCTCCCGACGATCTCGCCTCGTACCCGTCACCCTACCCGACAGCTGAGGCCACTGCGCCTCGCATGCCTTCCGTCTCTCCAGGTTTCAAGATCGCCCATGGCATCCCCAACAGCCCAACCTGGGACGCTTGGGGTCGGGGCACGACcgccccaccacccactcGTGTGCCGTCTGCTGGCTCGAGCCACTCCAACTTCCCCCCCGAGTCTTTCCAGTGCCACGGGGTCCAAATCAGCGGGCGCCGCTAG
- a CDS encoding uncharacterized protein (nadh-ubiquinone oxidoreductase 21.3 kda subunit) → MAPASHPLLAPLSGSSKTFFFPSPNETNMFQEHPTLQSAIRVTLESAGAGLLVSAAQNALDTHDKGAMGIFTRTGGTIGLFAAMGFSFSFVSDYVANLRQTDDPLNGAAGGCAAGFVAGLKRGSLPVAFGACAGMATLIGTFQAAGNNLTGGLGDETRPEREERRLRFFKHKPLTEEA, encoded by the exons ATGGCGCCCGCATCCCACCCTCTCCTTGCGCCCCTCTCGGGGTCGTCCAAgaccttcttcttcccctcGCCCAACGAGACCAACATGTTCCAGGAGCACCCGACCCTCCAGTCCGCGATCCGCGTTACCCTCGAGTCGGCTGGCGCTGGTCTCCTCGTTTCGGCCGCCCAGAATGCTCTCGACAC GCATGACAAGGGAGCAATGGGCATCTTCACCCGTACGGGCGGCACCATCGGCCTCTTCG CGGCCATGGGCTTCTCGTTCTCGTTCGTTTCGGACTACGTCGCTAACCTTCGTCAG ACCGACGACCCTCTGAACGGCGCAGCGGGTGGCTGTGCGGCCGGCTTCGTTGCGGGTCTCAAGCGTGGCTCGCTCCCCGTCGCCTTCGGCGCCTGCGCCGGCATGGCGACCCTCATCGGCACCTTCCAGGCGGCTGGCAACAACCTCACCGgcgggctcggcgacgagaccCGGCCAGAGCGGGAAGAGCGCCGGCTGCGCTTCTTCAAGCACAAGCCCCTCACCGAGGAGGCATGA
- the ubc8 gene encoding uncharacterized protein (Ubiquitin-conjugating enzyme E2, catalytic domain homologues) produces the protein MSSPKRRVDTDVMKLLMSDYEVTLVNNKMSEFYVKFKGPVETPFAKGVWKIHVELPEQFPYKSPSIGFMNKIFHPNIDELSGSVCLDVINQTWSPMFELINIFEIFLPQLLRYPNPTDPLNGEAAALLMRDPKAYTKKVESYVDKYASAEDADKAGGDGDGDEPMSRSHRDRERNGNGASAGNGHSNGVDADGEDEDESMSDKMSDMGELSDGDEFMGEMDD, from the exons ATG AGTTCCCCCAAGAGGCGCGTTGACACGGACGTAATGAAGCT cctcaTGTCAGACTACGAAGTCACGCTTGTCAACAACAAGATGTCCGAGTTCTACGTCAAGTTCAAAGGGCCCGTAGAGA CACCGTTCGCCAAGGGCGTGTGGAAGATCCATGTTGAGCTGCCCGAGCAGTTCCCGTACAAGTCGCCAAGCATCGGGTTTATGAACAAGATCTTCCACCCCAACATTGATGAGTT GAGCGGTTCGGTCTGTCTCGATGTCATCAACCAAACCTGGTCGCCCATGTTTG AGCTCATTAACATCTTCGAGATCTTCCTTCCCCAGCTCCTCCGCTACCCAAACCCCACCGACCCTCTCAACGGGGAGGCAGCTGCGCTCCTCATGCGTGACCCCAAGGCGTACACGAAGAAGGTCGAGTCGTACGTCGACAAGTACGCgtcggccgaggacgccgacaaggcgggcggcgacggcgacggcgacgagcccaTGTCTCGTTCCCACCGCGATCGCGAGCGTAACGGCAACGGTGCCAGCGCTGGCAACGGGCATTCGAACGGTGTGGACGCGGACggcgaagacgaggacgagagcaTGAGCGACAAGATGAGCGACATGGGCGAGCTCAgtgacggcgacgagtttatgggcgagatggacgaTTAG
- a CDS encoding uncharacterized protein (Eukaryotic aspartyl protease), whose product MTRPSMDVWTWTDCWVFILLHLRIFDEQASFPPSSLSLPIPHPHRARRPDHSFARHLVKSLPRTPSPPRPTMLPILLLAAQAAASPFVMYPDHDAADVAAVQGFKLPLSHSASSAKRELAKRAGGVQDGEWLIREEAFVDSRYNGGRGNFASPLLSRKRQSGNVGLQNNGIDASYSGQVSIGTPAQPFNIILDTGSSDLWVEDSECSACQGTKYDPTKSTSYAAADGTIKISYGSGDAAGRLARDTVTMGGQSVPNQVFAIVDNMTPNLISSSVSGIMGLAFTVLAYSKSDPWWLNASAGWKDKLFAFYMKRYRGVNGAKKVEADGGVATFGYLDSGLYSGDVTYVPVGANPQYWQIPMSGVSVQGTAVDVGNAMVAIDTGTTLIGGPPDVVAAVYAAIPGSRAMTGNFANYYEYPCGTSVDVRLTFGGFTINIGDADFNLGTYGSDMAYCTGGIFVQALSSRSPVQWIVGATALKNTYTVFRFEPPAVGFAVLPGSGAVANQNAAANATGDANNTVTAAPASTSGPTAAKGSATLPVAPGVSQASAPSGEAAAANPSSSAGAAAPGANSSSARTTPSLAVAFAIALGVTAWAL is encoded by the exons ATGACTCGGCCCTCAATGGACGTATGGAC CTGGACTGATTGTTGGGTCTTTATCCTTTTACACCTTCGCATCTTCGACGAGCAGGCCTCTTttccaccttcctccctttCACTCCCCATT cctcatccccatcgCGCCCGAAGGCCCGATCATTCTTTTGCTCGACATCTCGTCAAAAGCCTTCCGCGCACACCTTCTCCCCCACGCCCGACCATGCTGCCcatccttctcctcgcggcACAGGCTGCCGCGAGCCCGTTCGTCATGTACCCAGACCacgacgcggccgacgtcgcAGCGGTGCAGGGCTTCAAGCTTCCGCTCTCGCATTCTGCTTCGTcggccaagcgcgagctcgcgaaGCGCGCCGGCGGGGTGCAGGACGGTGAGTGGTTAATCCGGGAGGAAGCATTCGTGGACTCGCGCTATAACGGAGGCCGGGGCAACTTTGCATCCCCCCTCCTCAGTCGTAAGCGGCAATCTGGCAACGTGGGGCTGCAGAACAACGGTATCGACGCGTCGTACTCTGGCCAAGTATCGATCGGGACACCGGCACAGCCATTCAACATTATCCTCGACACGGGATCGAGCGACCTCTGGGTCGAGGACTCAGAGTGCTCAGCCTGCCAGGGTACCAAGTACGACCCCACCAAGTCGACCAGCTACGCCGCTGCAGACGGTACTATAAAAATCTCATACGGAAGCGGTGATGCCGCGGGgcgtctcgcgcgcgacacgGTCACGATGGGTGGCCAGAGTGTGCCCAACCAGGTCTTTGCGATTGTCGACAACATGACGCCCAAcctcatctcgtcgtccgtgTCGGGCATCATGGGCCTCGCCTTCACCGTCCTCGCGTACTCCAAGTCAGACCCGTGGTGGCTCAACGCATCGGCGGGCTGGAAGGACAAGCTCTTCGCCTTCTACATGAAGCGGTACCGCGGCGTCAACGGTGCgaagaaggtcgaggccgacggcggcgtcgctACCTTCGGATACCTCGACTCGGGGCTCTACTCTGGCGACGTGACGTACGTTCCCGTTGGTGCAAACCCGCAGTACTGGCAGATCCCCATGTCCGGCGTCAGCGTTCAGGGCACGGCGGTGGACGTCGGGAACGCGATGGTCGCCATCGACACCGGTACGACTCTGATCGGTGGGCCTCCCGACGTCGTGGCGGCGGTGTACGCCGCCATCCCGGGCTCGCGCGCCATGACCGGCAACTTTGCCAACTACTACGAGTACCCTTGTGGGACGAGCGTCGACGTCCGCCTCACCTTTGGCGGGTTCACCATCAACATCGGCGACGCGGACTTCAACCTCGGCACGTATGGTTCTGACATGGCGTACTGCACGGGCGGCATTTTCGTTCAGGCTCTCAGCTCTCGCTCGCCTGTTCAGTGGAtcgtcggcgccaccgccctCAAGAACACGTATACTGTGTTCCGGTTCGAGCCCCCTGCTGTCGGTTTCGCCGTACTCCCCGGCTCCGGCGCCGTTGCTAACCAGAACGCTGCTGCGAACGCCACCGGCGACGCGAACAACACCGtcaccgccgcgccggcctCTACCAGCGGGCCTACAGCTGCAAAGGGTTCCGCCACCCTCCCTGTTGCGCCCGGCGTGAGCCAGGCTTCTGCTCCGTCgggcgaggccgccgccgccaaccctagctcgagcgcgggaGCTGCTGCCCCGGGCGCCAACAGCTCCTCTGCGCGTACCACGCCCTCGCTTGCCGTCGCGTTCGCCattgccctcggcgtcacAGCCTGGGCCCTGTAG
- a CDS encoding uncharacterized protein (FGGY family of carbohydrate kinases, C-terminal domain) — MEYFIGFDVGTGSGRACLVDSDGKLLADHSVETQTHRSPSDHRIFEQSTADIWAALATCSQKILADSGVDPNQVKGVGFDATCSLAVTDRAGRPISVSIGEDQGSNLGAEGQWNVILWADHRAGEEADAINATGEGVLNFVGGTMSLEMETPKTLWLKKHMDAGRFRECMFFDLPDYLTYRATGSLARSNCSLACKYSYVPPGTRMENASDGSSEVSTEGWSRRFFDKIGLADISANDFEQVGGIPGKNGLVLSAGQPVGKGLCKDAAAELGLAEGTAVGSAVIDAYSGWIGTVAAVTKTDDGKTEKPPTLDDAAHRLAAVAGTSTCHLAQSKDGIMVPGCWGPYRNAIFTDYWMNEGGQSSTGQLIDFVMTTHAAYPRLLELSKKADKSTYELLGEQLDKMQKNEKAPTRVHLTKDLHFYPDLHGNRSPLADPKMRGMITGLDLDASLDDLAAKFSVTLEAIALQTRHIVETMNANGHRIDSIYMSGSQAKNAPLMRLLATVLDMPIVLPPHPSAAVVLGAAMLGRFAYEASQAHIIETQADADRASQDGGRLWNIMVAMTQPATRVEPTTGSLGEAERKVLQAKYEIFLESIDIQRRWRQQMAAAVE; from the exons ATGGAGTATTTTATTGGGTTTGACGT CGGCACGGGCTCCGGTCGCGCATGCCTCGTCGATTCGGACGGCAAGCTGCTCGCGGACCACTCGGTCGAGACCCAGACGCATCGCTCGCCCTCCGACCACAGGATCTTCGAGCAGTCGACCGCAGACATCTGGGCGGCTCTCGCGACATGCTCGCAGAAGATCCTGGCTGACTCGGGCGTCGACCCAAACCAGGTCAAAGGCGTGGGCTTCGACGCGACCtgctcgctcgccgtcaccgACCGGGCTGGCCGACCAATCAGTGTCTCGATCGGGGAGGACCAGGGCTCGAACCTCGGCGCAGAGGGACAATGGAACGTCATTCTCTGGGCCGATCACCGCGccggagaggaggcggacgcgatCAACGCCActggcgagggcgtgctCAACTTTGTCGGGGGGACCATGAGT ctcgagatggagacgCCCAAGACCCTCTGGCTCAAGAAGCATATGGATGCAGGGCGGTTCAGGGAGTGCATGTTCTTCGACTTGCCCGACTACCTCACGTACCGCGCGACGGGGTCGTTGGCACGCTCCAACTGCTCGCTGGCGTGCAAGTACTCATATGTTCCTCCAGGGACCAGGATGGAGAACGCGAGTGATGGATCAAGCGAGGTCAGCACGGAGGGATGGAGCCGACGGTTCTTCGACAAGATTG GCCTGGCGGACATTTCCGCGAACGACTTTGAGCAGGTGGGCGGCATCCCAGGGAAGAACGGACTCGTACTGTCTGCAGGACAGCCGGTCGGGAAGGGCCTGTGCAAGGATGCGGCTGCCGAACTCGGTCTCGCCGAGGGTACGGCCGTGGGAAGCGCCGTCATCGACGC GTACTCGGGGTGGATTGGGACGGTCGCAGCTGTGACGAAGACGGACGACGGGAAGACGGAGAAGCCACccacgctcgacgacgccgcccaccgcctcgccgctgTTGCTGGTACGAGCACGTGCCACCTCGCTCAGAGCAAGGACGGTATCATGGTCCCTGGGTGC TGGGGCCCTTACCGCAACGCCATTTTCACGGACTACTGGATGAACGAGGGCGGACAGTCGTCAACGGGTCAGCTCATTGACTTTGTCATGACCACGCACGCCGCGTACCCACGCCTGCTTGAGCTGTCGAAGAAAGCGGACAAGAGCACGTacgagctcctcggtgAGCAGCTCGATAAGATGCAAAAGAACGAGAAGGCCCCGACGAGGGTGCACCTCACCAAGGACCTGCACTTCTACCCCGACCTC CATGGAAATCGCTCACCTCTTGCTGACCCGAAGATGCGCGGCATGATCACCGGGCTGGACCTCGATGCGTCCCTCGACGATCTAGCTGCAAAGTTTAGCGTAACGCTTGAGGCGATCGCCTTGCAGACAAGGCACATAGTGGAGACGATGAACGCCAATGGTCACCGCATCGACAGTATTTATATGTCGGGCTCGCAGGCCAAGAACGCCCCGCTGATGCGCCTTCTCGCGACTGTGCTCGATATGCCCATCGTCCTGCCGCCGCACCCGTctgcggcggtggtgctCGGCGCAGCGATGCTGGGACGCTTCGCGTATGAAGCGTCACAGGCGCACATCATCGAGACGCAGGCCGACGCAGACAGGGCGTCACAAGACGGCGGGCGGCTGTGGAACATTATGGTCGCCATGACCCAACCCGCAACTCGTGTCGAGCCTACGACGGGTAGCCTTGGTGAGGCAGAGAGGAAGGTCCTCCAGGCCAAGTACGAGATTTTCCTGGAGAGTATCGACATCcagcggcgctggcggcagCAGATGGCCGCGGCTGTCGAGTAG
- the ago1 gene encoding uncharacterized protein (Belongs to the argonaute family) — MPPKRTEVSESTPPASDLKPAVASLTSQMDAMSMTAKDDFILKGAHPRPDYGKAGQPVKAEANLYQVRLSSKVPGAGTVFHYDLNIARVVKTPSDKMPKNLTEKIWAAACHQEAGAPDKLAFETSAFDLGKNVYTVHQFKADSNGRQLVVGVPEEGRELDDRSRFKLTLKLANTIDLQSIMDFCSKNEQTLQIANTVLTAIQAGNILFRDDPCKKFHPMGARGKFFTMDGAVPISGGAVVAMGFYQQVSFRPTSSNAPAIQLNSAFTAMFKPGNLLDLLPQLAGMGGGGGFGGRGGRGGPRGGRGGGQMGGFGGHATIDQLNNFQIRSLSKLLWGAKFTLPYKKTSRFFTIKQISQAAAADIRFVMQGRDGAPSKDISIVNYFKEQFNITIRKPRLPCVVYGKNFMVPIELVHLAEFNAVPFAQLTGDQAAEMIKIAAQRPPDRSAAIKTWRARLNYQGITKIRQWGIEVAPNMMQVEGRVLHPPRVMYKGNKELGAIEGGWNLKGVSFTRPGTPLKAWGVVSLHKRVDVQVTSNFINYLVRSLKQYGVNVANPTPDIMCPAQTGSQHLHNNIRLMCQTLATKHKIAPQLIIVILGGKDTATYQQIKNIAGMQLKMMFPTQCLLGQKILQDRSLDQYCGNVAMKIQAKLGGVTHEVPMTEVLTKTTIMIGADVTHPPPAGGGLLQPSIAVTVAGTDGENVRFSVCARLQEGRVEIISDLANMVREHIERFQKKAGIKPDRILFFRDGVSEGQYMAVTKMEVEAVKKAAASFGDPKYRPKITFVVCAKRHNMRFFSMSQKDQDRTGNLKAGFVVDQRVTHPFAFDFYLQAHAGLQGTARPTHYIVLIDENGFNADKMQNLCNRLCYTYARATRAVSIVPVAYYADIIANQCRFLAYTDDSQEGSHSGPPKTRNYDPLAVAKRIQAVADVAWYM; from the exons ATGCCGCCAAAGAGAACCGAGGTGAGCGAGAGTACACCACCTGCATCTGATCTCAAGCCCGCCGTCGCGTCCCTCACGTCTCAGATGGACGCCATGTCCATGACTGCCAAGGATGACTTCATCCTCAAGGGTGCCCACCCGCGCCCAG ACTATGGCAAGGCTGGCCAGCCAGTCAAGGCCGAAGCAAACCTGTACCAGGTGCGCCTCTCTTCCAAGGTGCCCGGAGCTGGAACGGTGTT CCACTACGACCTCAATatcgcgcgcgtcgtcaAGACCCCTTCGGACAA GATGCCGAAGAATCTCACTGAGAAGATCTGGGCCGCCGCCTGCCACCAGGAGGCAGGTGCCCCGGACAAGCTTGCTTTTGAGACTTCGGCCTTCGACCTCGG CAAGAACGTCTACACCGTCCACCAGTTCAAGGCCGACAGCAACGGC CGTCAGCTTGTCGTGGGCGTTCCTGAGGAAGGCCGCGAACTCGACGACCGTTCGCGCTTCAAGCTTACCCTCAAGCTTGCCAACACGATCGACCTACAGAGCATCATGGACTTCTGCAGCAAGAACGAGCAGACGTTGCAGATCGCGAACACTGTG TTGACTGCAATTCAGGCTGGTAACATCCTGTTCCGCGACGACCCCTGCAAGAAGTTCCACCCCATGGGTGCACGCGGCAAGTTCTTCACTATGG ACGGGGCTGTGCCCATCTCCGGTGGAGCCGTCGTCGCGATGGGTTTCTATCAGCAAGT GAGTTTCCGCCCGACCTCGAGTAACGCCCCTGCCATTCAG CTCAACAGCGCCTTCACGGCCATGTTCAAGCCCGGCAACCTTCTT GATCTACTCCCCCAACTGGCTGGCatgggcggtggcggcggcttTGGTGGTCGtggcggccgtggcggcCCTCGTGGCGGTCGGGGTGGTGGCCAGATGGGCGGCTTTGGTGGTCACGCCACCATAGACCAGCTAAACAATTTTCAGATTAGGAGCCTGAGCAAGCTGCTCTGGGGTGCCAAGTTCACTCTGCCGTACAAGAAGACGTCGCGCTTCTTCACTATTAAGCAGATCTCCCAGGCCGCTGCGGCCGATATTCGGTTCGTCATGCAGGGGCGCGATGGTGCTCCGTCCAAGGACATTTCGATTGTCAACTACTTCAAGGAACAGTTCAACATCACCATCCGGAAGCCACGTCTTCCTTGCGTCGTTTACGGCAAGAACTTCATGGTCCC CATTGAGCTGGTTCACCTGGCCGAGTTCAACGCCGTCCCGTTCGCCCAGCTCACTGGGGACCAGGCCGCGGAGATGATTAAGATCGCAGCCCAGAGGCCGCCTGACCGCTCTGCCGCCA TCAAGacctggcgcgcgcggctcAATTACCAGGGCATCACCAAGATTCGCCAGTGGGGCATCGAGGTCGCCCCGAACATGATGCAGGTTGAAGGTCGcgtcctccacccaccccgCGTCATGTACAAGGGCAACAAGGAGCTCGGTGCGATAGAAGG GGGCTGGAACCTCAAGGGCGTCTCG TTCACTCGCCCTGGCACTCCTCTCAAGGCGTGGGGTGTGGTTTCGCTCCACAAGCGTGTCGATGTTCAGGTGACGA GCAACTTCATCAATTACCTCGTCCGCTCGCTCAAGCAGTATG GCGTCAACGTTGCCAACCCAACACCTGACATTATGTGCCCCGCCCAGACCGGGTCTCAGCACCTTCACAACAATATCCGCTTGATGTGCCAGACCTTGGCTACGAAGCACAAGATCGCGCCGCAGCTGATCATCGTCATCTTGGGC GGCAAGGACACTGCAACGTACCAGCAGATCAAGAACATCGCCG GTATGCAGCTCAAGATGATGTTCCCAACCCAGTGCCTCCTGGGACAGAAGATTCTCCAGGACAGGTCTCTCGACCAGTACTGCGGCAACG TGGCCATGAAGATCCAGGCCAAGCTTGGCGGCGTGACGCACGAGGTCCCCATGACGGAAGTG ctcacgaAGACCACGATCATGATCGGGGCGGACGT GACGCACCCTCCCCCTGCTGGGGGCGGCCTTCTCCAGCCGTCCATTGCCGTCACCGTTGCCGGCACGGACGGCGAGAACGTCCGCTTCTCGGTTTGCGCCCGCCTCCAGGAGGGTCGGGTGGAGATTATCTCGGACCTGGCCAACATGGTGCGTGAGCACATCGAGAGGTTTCAGAAGAAGGCCGGCATCAAGCCGGACCGCATCCTCTTTTTCCGCGACGGCGTGTCCGAGGGCCAGTACATGGCTGTCACCAA gatggaggttgaggctgTCAAGAAGGCGGCAGCTTCCTTCGGTGACCCCAAGTATAGACCCAAGATCACCTTCGTCGTCTGTGCCAAGCGC CACAACATGCGCTTCTTCAGTATGAGCCAGAAAGACCAGGACAGGACTGGCAACCTCAAGGCCG GATTCGTTGTTGACCAGCGTGTCACGCACCCCTTCGCCTTTGACTTCTACCTTCAGGCTCACGCAGGTCTCCAGGGCACTGCCCGTCCTACTCACTA CATCGTTCTCATTGATGAGAACGGATTCAATGCCGACAAAATGCAGAACTTGTGCAACCGCCTGTGCTACACTTATGCCCGTGCTACTCGTGCTGTCTCG ATCGTTCCCGTCGCTTAC TACGCCGACATCATTGCGAACCAGTGCCGCTTCCTGGCGTACACCGACGACAGCCAGGAGGGCTCACACTCTGGGCCGCCCAAGACGCGCAATTACGACCCTCTCGCTGTCG CAAAGCGTATTCAGGCGGTTGCGGATGTGGCCTGG TATATGTAA
- a CDS encoding uncharacterized protein (transferase): MLLGLGVDLLSLPRLQALIARRTAHRLAERICSPRELAAFASLPAKHPEPSTLKAQQLRFLASRWAAKEAAYKALPWPTGWGWKNLDLSYSVRGKPTLSLLPPQGRDAEAIARRRARKGDPQDGLDPARIELMLSLSHDGDMIVAAVVGQQLGE, encoded by the exons ATGCtactcggcctcggcgtcgacctcctctccttACCCCGCCTCCAAGCCCTAATTGCCCGCCGCACAGCCCACCGGCTGGCAGAGCGCATCtgctcgccgcgcgagctggcAGCCTtcgcctccctcccagCAAAGCATCCTGAACCTTCAACGCTGAAGGCGCAACAGCTCCGCTTCCTCGCATCACG ctgggcggccaaggaggcggcgtACAAAGCGCTCCCCTGGCCAACGGGGTGGGGATGGAAGAACCTCGACCTGTCGTACTCGGTGCGGGGGAAGCCTACCCTCTCccttcttcctccacaAGGACGGGATGCAGAGGCCATCGCACGCCGGCGCGCACGCAAGGGCGACCCGCAGGATGGATTGGACCCCGCGCGCATCGAGCTCATGCTCAGCCTGTCTCATGACGGGGACATGATCGTCGCTGCGGTCGTTGGGCAACAGTTGGGCGAATAG